A single genomic interval of Methylobacterium bullatum harbors:
- the thi4 gene encoding Thiamine thiazole synthase — protein sequence MTGLASRDIAVIGGGPAGLAAAEILAEAGHRVTIYERMPSVGRKFLIAGRGGLNLTHGEPLETFHRRYHPAHPSFAKAVDAFPPQALRDWCEGLGQPTFVGSSGRVFPKSFKASPLLRAWLGRLDASRVRILTRHRFLGWEADGSLAFETPDGRVTVAPRATLMALGGASWPRLGSDGTWVPLLTGAGIAVSPLKPANVGFTVPWSDVFRERFAGTPLKRVALSLGDETVRGEAMITADGIEGGAVYALSRLIREEIEAKGEARLVLDLRPDLTEDALMRRLATHKQGASLATRLRKDAGLDPVAAGLLREAAGRALPSAAADLAALIKSAPLRLLAPRPIERAISTAGGVAFEAIDSRFMLKARPGSFVAGEMLDWEAPTGGYLLQGAFSSGRAAAAGMLDWLDEAGPEL from the coding sequence ATGACAGGATTGGCGTCACGAGACATCGCGGTGATCGGCGGAGGCCCGGCCGGACTGGCGGCCGCCGAGATTCTGGCCGAGGCCGGTCACCGCGTCACGATCTATGAGCGGATGCCCTCGGTGGGGCGCAAGTTCCTCATCGCCGGGCGCGGCGGCCTCAACCTCACCCATGGCGAACCGCTGGAGACGTTCCACCGCCGCTACCACCCGGCGCATCCGTCCTTCGCGAAGGCGGTCGACGCGTTTCCTCCGCAAGCCTTGCGGGACTGGTGCGAGGGGCTCGGCCAGCCGACCTTCGTCGGGTCGAGCGGCCGTGTATTCCCGAAAAGCTTCAAGGCCTCCCCGCTCCTGCGGGCATGGCTTGGGCGGCTCGATGCGTCCCGCGTCCGCATCCTCACCCGGCATCGCTTCCTCGGTTGGGAGGCGGATGGAAGCCTGGCTTTCGAGACGCCGGACGGGCGCGTCACGGTGGCCCCCCGGGCGACTCTGATGGCCCTCGGTGGAGCGAGCTGGCCACGGCTCGGCTCGGACGGGACCTGGGTCCCGCTTCTCACCGGGGCGGGCATCGCCGTCTCGCCCCTCAAACCCGCCAATGTCGGCTTCACCGTGCCGTGGTCGGACGTATTCCGCGAACGCTTCGCCGGGACGCCCCTGAAGCGCGTTGCGCTCAGTCTCGGCGACGAGACCGTGCGCGGCGAGGCCATGATCACCGCGGACGGGATCGAGGGCGGGGCGGTCTATGCCCTGTCACGCCTCATCCGCGAGGAGATCGAGGCCAAGGGTGAGGCCCGTCTCGTCCTCGATCTGCGGCCGGACCTCACCGAGGATGCGCTGATGCGACGCCTCGCGACGCACAAGCAGGGAGCCTCCCTCGCCACGCGCCTGCGCAAGGATGCGGGGCTCGATCCCGTGGCGGCGGGTCTGCTGCGCGAGGCCGCCGGTCGCGCCCTTCCGTCTGCGGCGGCCGATCTCGCGGCCTTGATCAAGTCGGCCCCCTTGCGCCTCCTTGCCCCCCGTCCGATCGAGCGGGCGATCTCCACGGCGGGCGGCGTCGCCTTCGAGGCCATTGATTCCCGTTTCATGCTGAAGGCACGGCCTGGATCGTTCGTCGCCGGCGAGATGCTGGATTGGGAAGCCCCCACCGGCGGCTACCTGCTGCAAGGCGCCTTTTCCAGCGGTCGCGCGGCGGCCGCCGGAATGTTGGACTGGCTCGATGAGGCCGGCCCGGAACTATAG
- the dnaE2 gene encoding Error-prone DNA polymerase — MTSPTYAGLAYAELAVTTNFSFLRGASHPQEMVAQGAEFGLHAIGIADRNTLSGVVRGHAEAKRREKAGEPTIRYLPGVRLVTEEGFEAVAYPMDRDGYGRLCRLLTDGNRRSEKGACRFGVPDMLAAARGQVFIALPPEEDDPVFARHLAALAETAPGRVFLGASHRYRGDERRRLGRLTGFGERVGAPMVAVSDALYHHPDRRPLQDVLACIREGCTLVEAGYRLEANAERHLKPPAEMARLFADHPEAIARTIEIAETCVFSLEELKYEYPDEPVPPGRTAQGHLEHMTRQRAELRYPDGIPETVETSLRNEFDLIRRLDYARYFLTIHDIVEFARNRGILCQGRGSAANSVVCYCLGITAVDPTKIRLLFARFISESRDEPPDIDVDFEHERREEVIQYLYDRYGRDRAAICATVIHYRPRSAIREVGKVLGLTPDITGMMADTVWGSWGAGLPDQHIAQAGLDPANPAIRQAVDLAIQLIGFPRHLSQHVGGFVLTKGRLDETVPVGNAAMPDRTFIEWDKDDIDTIGLLKVDVLALGMLTCLRRGLDFLREDHGIAYDTLADLPREEPEVYAMLSKADSVGVFQVESRAQMSMLPRLKPKEFYDLVVQVAIVRPGPIQGDMVHPYLRRRSGEEPVVFPSPSPEHGPKDELEEVLKRTFGVPLFQEHAMQIAITAAGFTPSEADGLRRAMATFRHNGQIVNFRTKFIEGMAGRGYPRDFAERCFKQIEGFSTYGFPESHAASFALLVYASAWMKCRHPDVFLAAILNSQPMGFYQPAQLVRDARAHGVEVRGPDVNASEWDCTLEPASAQRGPERRFAVRIGLRQVSGLPKAGMARLVALRGNGYASVEGLQAALTLPRNALERLAEADAFRSLDLDRRAALWAVRALEGTSTRASAARGVPTDRRTHLLDAPMPLFAFHADDGLFRAEPAVELPAMALSEHVAEDYVSTGLSLKGHPVAFFRARLARIGAIPAAAHHDPSWAQNARVTVAGLVLTRQRPGTAKGVVFLTLEDETGICNVIVWKKVFEANRRIAMSARFIAVRGRIQRSGLVVHLVAEQFRDLTEELRTLREGGLPLPPETTDFGAPPDRRVYRSRDFH, encoded by the coding sequence ATGACCTCTCCAACCTATGCAGGACTCGCCTATGCCGAGCTCGCGGTCACCACGAACTTCTCCTTCCTGCGCGGTGCCTCGCATCCGCAGGAAATGGTGGCGCAGGGCGCCGAATTCGGGCTCCACGCCATCGGCATCGCCGATCGCAACACGCTGTCGGGCGTGGTGCGCGGCCATGCCGAGGCCAAGCGCCGGGAGAAGGCGGGCGAACCGACGATCCGTTACCTGCCGGGGGTCCGCCTCGTCACCGAGGAGGGGTTCGAGGCCGTCGCCTATCCGATGGACCGAGACGGCTACGGACGGCTCTGCCGGCTGCTCACGGACGGCAACCGCCGCTCGGAGAAGGGCGCGTGCCGGTTCGGTGTCCCGGACATGCTCGCGGCGGCAAGGGGGCAGGTCTTCATCGCGCTCCCGCCGGAGGAGGACGATCCCGTCTTCGCCCGCCATCTCGCCGCCCTGGCGGAGACGGCCCCCGGCCGCGTTTTTCTCGGCGCGAGCCATCGTTATCGCGGCGACGAGCGGCGTCGACTCGGCCGCCTCACCGGGTTCGGGGAGCGCGTTGGCGCGCCCATGGTGGCGGTCTCGGACGCGCTCTACCACCATCCCGACCGGCGCCCCCTGCAGGACGTGCTCGCCTGCATCCGCGAGGGCTGCACCCTGGTCGAGGCCGGCTATCGCCTGGAGGCCAATGCGGAGCGTCACCTGAAGCCGCCCGCCGAGATGGCCCGGCTCTTCGCCGACCACCCGGAGGCGATCGCACGCACGATCGAGATCGCCGAGACCTGCGTCTTCTCGCTGGAGGAGCTGAAATACGAGTATCCCGACGAGCCCGTCCCCCCCGGCCGGACGGCCCAGGGGCATCTCGAACACATGACCCGGCAACGGGCTGAGCTACGCTATCCGGACGGTATCCCGGAGACGGTCGAAACCTCCCTGCGCAACGAGTTCGACCTGATCCGCCGCCTCGACTACGCCCGCTACTTCCTTACCATCCACGACATCGTCGAATTCGCCCGGAACCGGGGAATCCTGTGCCAGGGCCGCGGCTCGGCGGCCAATTCGGTGGTCTGCTACTGCCTCGGCATCACGGCGGTGGACCCGACCAAGATCCGGCTCCTGTTCGCCCGCTTCATCTCCGAGAGCCGGGACGAGCCGCCCGACATCGACGTCGATTTCGAGCACGAGCGCCGCGAGGAGGTGATCCAGTATCTCTACGACCGCTACGGACGGGACCGGGCGGCGATCTGCGCCACGGTGATCCACTACCGGCCTCGCAGCGCGATCCGCGAGGTCGGCAAGGTGCTGGGCCTCACCCCCGACATCACCGGCATGATGGCCGACACGGTCTGGGGCTCCTGGGGCGCCGGGCTGCCCGACCAGCATATCGCGCAGGCCGGGCTCGACCCCGCCAACCCGGCGATCCGGCAGGCGGTGGACCTCGCGATCCAGCTCATCGGCTTCCCGCGCCACCTGTCGCAGCATGTGGGTGGGTTCGTGCTGACGAAGGGACGTCTCGACGAGACCGTGCCGGTGGGCAACGCGGCGATGCCGGACCGTACCTTCATCGAATGGGACAAGGACGACATCGACACGATCGGCCTCCTCAAGGTCGACGTGCTGGCGCTCGGCATGCTCACCTGCCTCCGGCGCGGCCTCGACTTCCTGCGCGAGGATCACGGCATCGCCTACGATACGCTGGCCGACCTCCCGCGCGAGGAGCCGGAGGTCTACGCGATGCTGTCGAAGGCCGATTCCGTCGGCGTGTTCCAGGTCGAGAGCCGGGCGCAGATGTCGATGCTGCCGCGCCTGAAGCCGAAGGAATTCTACGATCTCGTGGTTCAGGTCGCCATCGTGCGTCCGGGGCCGATCCAGGGCGACATGGTCCATCCCTACCTGCGCCGGCGCTCGGGCGAGGAGCCCGTCGTCTTCCCGTCCCCCTCCCCCGAGCACGGGCCGAAGGACGAACTCGAGGAGGTGTTGAAGCGGACCTTCGGCGTGCCGCTGTTCCAGGAACACGCGATGCAGATCGCGATCACGGCGGCCGGCTTCACGCCCTCGGAGGCCGACGGGTTGCGCCGGGCCATGGCCACCTTCCGGCACAACGGCCAGATCGTGAATTTCAGGACCAAGTTCATCGAGGGCATGGCCGGGCGCGGCTATCCGCGCGATTTCGCCGAGCGCTGCTTCAAGCAGATCGAGGGATTCTCCACCTACGGCTTTCCCGAGAGCCACGCGGCGAGCTTCGCCCTGCTGGTCTATGCCTCGGCCTGGATGAAGTGCCGCCACCCGGACGTCTTCCTCGCCGCGATCCTGAATTCGCAGCCCATGGGCTTCTACCAGCCGGCCCAGCTGGTGCGGGATGCCCGTGCCCACGGCGTCGAGGTACGCGGACCCGACGTCAATGCCAGCGAATGGGATTGCACCCTGGAACCGGCCTCGGCGCAGAGGGGGCCTGAGCGCCGCTTCGCCGTCCGCATCGGCCTGCGCCAGGTGAGCGGCCTGCCGAAAGCCGGCATGGCCCGGCTCGTTGCTCTGCGCGGCAACGGCTATGCCAGCGTCGAGGGCCTGCAGGCCGCCCTAACACTGCCCCGCAACGCCCTCGAGCGCCTGGCCGAGGCCGACGCCTTCCGCTCCCTCGACCTCGACCGCCGCGCCGCTCTCTGGGCGGTGAGGGCACTGGAAGGCACCTCGACGCGCGCCAGCGCCGCGCGGGGCGTCCCCACCGACCGGCGCACCCATCTCCTCGATGCGCCGATGCCGCTCTTCGCCTTCCATGCCGATGACGGTCTGTTCCGGGCCGAGCCCGCGGTGGAGCTGCCCGCCATGGCGCTCTCCGAACATGTGGCGGAGGATTACGTCTCCACCGGCCTGTCGCTGAAAGGCCATCCGGTGGCGTTCTTCCGCGCCCGCCTCGCCCGCATCGGCGCGATTCCGGCAGCGGCCCACCACGACCCTTCATGGGCACAGAATGCCCGGGTGACCGTTGCTGGGCTCGTCCTCACCCGGCAGCGCCCCGGCACCGCCAAGGGCGTGGTGTTCCTGACGCTGGAGGACGAGACCGGCATCTGCAACGTCATCGTCTGGAAGAAGGTGTTCGAGGCCAACCGGCGCATCGCCATGAGCGCCCGGTTCATCGCCGTGCGCGGGCGCATCCAGCGCTCGGGGCTGGTGGTCCATCTCGTCGCCGAGCAGTTCCGCGACCTGACGGAGGAATTGCGGACCCTGCGCGAGGGCGGTCTCCCCCTCCCCCCTGAGACGACGGATTTCGGGGCGCCGCCCGACCGGCGCGTCTATCGCAGCCGGGATTTCCATTGA
- the qorA_1 gene encoding Quinone oxidoreductase 1: MKALLCTRLGGPEDLAIAEVADPVAGPGEAVVRVTLAALNFFDTLIIAGRYQVKPDLPFSPGGEAVGIIEALGEGVEGFGIGDRVIVHRTYGTCAERIAVGTRHLTPVPDAVSDEQAAGLTITYGTSLHALRDRARIQPGETLAVLGASGGVGLAAVELGVIMGAKVIACASSPEKLAVAQAHGAERGLDYSADNLREGLKKLTEGRGVDVIYDPIGGDYAEPALRSLGWKGRYLVIGFAAGDIPRIPLNLALLKGIDIQGVHWGVFVEREPEAHRANQEQLLAWVAEGRLKAKIHGTYPMIEYENALGILKRREAVGKVLLRP; this comes from the coding sequence ATGAAGGCTTTGCTTTGCACCAGGCTCGGCGGCCCCGAGGATCTCGCAATCGCCGAGGTGGCCGATCCGGTCGCCGGTCCCGGCGAGGCCGTGGTGCGGGTGACGCTGGCGGCGCTGAACTTCTTCGATACGCTCATCATCGCCGGGCGCTATCAGGTGAAGCCCGATCTCCCGTTCTCGCCCGGCGGCGAAGCGGTCGGAATCATCGAGGCCCTCGGGGAGGGCGTCGAGGGTTTCGGGATCGGCGACCGCGTCATCGTCCACCGCACCTACGGCACCTGCGCCGAGCGCATCGCGGTGGGCACCCGGCATCTCACCCCCGTGCCCGATGCGGTGAGCGACGAGCAGGCGGCCGGCCTCACCATCACCTACGGCACCTCGCTCCATGCCCTGCGGGATCGCGCGCGGATCCAGCCCGGCGAGACCCTGGCGGTCCTCGGCGCCTCGGGCGGTGTCGGCCTCGCCGCGGTGGAACTCGGGGTAATCATGGGCGCGAAGGTGATCGCCTGCGCTTCCTCACCGGAGAAGCTCGCGGTGGCGCAGGCGCACGGAGCCGAGAGGGGCCTCGACTATAGCGCCGACAATCTGCGCGAGGGCCTCAAGAAGCTCACCGAGGGACGGGGCGTCGACGTGATCTACGATCCGATCGGCGGCGACTACGCCGAGCCTGCGCTACGCTCGCTCGGCTGGAAGGGGCGCTACCTCGTCATTGGCTTTGCCGCCGGCGACATCCCGCGCATCCCCCTCAACCTCGCTCTCCTCAAGGGCATCGACATCCAGGGCGTGCATTGGGGCGTGTTCGTGGAGCGCGAGCCCGAGGCTCACCGGGCGAACCAGGAACAATTGTTGGCCTGGGTGGCGGAGGGGCGTCTCAAGGCGAAGATCCACGGCACTTATCCGATGATCGAATACGAGAACGCGCTCGGCATCCTCAAGCGCCGCGAGGCCGTGGGCAAGGTACTGCTGCGGCCGTGA
- the lppC gene encoding Putative lipoprotein LppC produces MLEKLPHAVGAALSGLKAGLDTTAYHQDFGSVPETISLTSPAFADGASLPARFTADGPGVSPPLSWSGLPAGTSRVVLLVEDAGSPTPKPLVHLIAWNLAASESLPEGALASAAGEGSQHDLGQNSFFKDQWLPPDPPTGHGPHAYLFQIYALGASLDLPASPGRAALIEAMTGRVLAKGCLTGLYERR; encoded by the coding sequence ATGCTGGAAAAGCTACCGCACGCGGTCGGCGCGGCCCTGTCGGGCCTGAAGGCCGGGCTCGACACAACCGCCTACCACCAGGATTTCGGGAGCGTGCCCGAGACGATCTCGCTGACGAGTCCGGCCTTCGCCGACGGGGCGAGCCTGCCGGCGCGCTTCACCGCCGATGGGCCGGGCGTCTCGCCGCCGCTGTCATGGAGCGGCCTGCCAGCCGGTACGAGCCGCGTGGTGCTTCTGGTGGAGGATGCCGGCAGCCCGACTCCGAAACCCCTCGTCCATCTCATCGCCTGGAATCTCGCCGCAAGCGAAAGCCTTCCCGAAGGCGCCCTCGCCAGCGCCGCCGGTGAGGGATCGCAGCATGACCTTGGGCAGAACAGCTTCTTCAAGGACCAATGGCTGCCGCCGGACCCGCCCACCGGACATGGCCCCCACGCCTACCTGTTCCAGATCTACGCCCTGGGTGCTTCGCTCGATCTGCCGGCGAGTCCGGGACGTGCCGCGCTCATCGAGGCCATGACGGGTCGGGTCCTCGCCAAGGGCTGCCTGACCGGACTCTACGAGCGCCGCTGA
- the ubiG_1 gene encoding Ubiquinone biosynthesis O-methyltransferase has translation MNPAASSSIDAEEVARFEGIAATWWAEDGPMKVLHRFNPVRLAYIRDAICRTFGRDPRMPYPLKGLTIVDVGCGGGVLSEPLARLGASVTGLDPAPTNIAVARSHAKAEGVAVDYRSQTIEEVVAAGERFDVVLIMEVVEHVVDMPAFVASACQAVKPGGLLFAATLNRTMRSFALAIVGAEYVLGWLPRGTHDWNKFVKPDELSRAIARGGLSVTDTTGVVFNPLDGSWRPARDIAVNYMVAAARPA, from the coding sequence ATGAACCCAGCGGCATCCTCTTCCATCGACGCCGAGGAAGTCGCGCGCTTCGAGGGCATCGCCGCGACGTGGTGGGCCGAGGACGGGCCGATGAAGGTGCTGCACCGGTTCAACCCGGTGCGCCTCGCCTATATCCGCGACGCGATCTGCCGGACGTTCGGTCGCGACCCGCGCATGCCCTACCCGCTGAAGGGGCTGACCATCGTCGATGTCGGCTGCGGCGGCGGCGTCCTGTCCGAGCCCCTGGCGCGGCTCGGCGCCAGCGTCACGGGGCTCGATCCGGCGCCCACCAACATCGCCGTGGCGCGCTCCCATGCGAAGGCCGAGGGCGTGGCGGTGGATTACCGCTCTCAGACCATCGAGGAAGTGGTGGCGGCGGGCGAGCGGTTCGACGTCGTCCTGATCATGGAGGTGGTGGAGCATGTGGTCGACATGCCGGCCTTCGTCGCCAGCGCCTGCCAGGCGGTGAAGCCGGGCGGTCTCCTGTTCGCCGCCACCCTGAACCGCACGATGCGCTCCTTCGCGCTGGCCATCGTCGGAGCGGAATACGTCCTCGGCTGGCTGCCGCGCGGAACCCACGACTGGAACAAGTTCGTGAAGCCGGACGAACTGTCCCGCGCCATCGCGCGCGGCGGCCTCTCCGTCACCGATACCACCGGCGTCGTGTTCAATCCCCTCGACGGGAGCTGGCGGCCCGCCCGCGACATTGCGGTGAACTACATGGTCGCGGCCGCCCGTCCGGCCTGA
- a CDS encoding Aspartate kinase: MPRLVMKFGGTSVATVDRIRNVALHVAREIEAGYDVAVVVSAMSGKTNELVAWVKDANPLYDEAEYDAVVASGELVTAGLLATALRKNGIKARSWQGWQIPIETSDAHGSARIEAIDPKNLDAGFARGEVAVIAGFQGIHAETGRVTTLGRGGSDTSAVAIAAAIGAERCDIYTDVDGVYTTDPRVVQKAKRMERVTFEEMLEMASLGAKVLQVRSVELAMVHRVPTTVRSSFDPPDNARTGTLICDEDDIVEQQIITGIAFSKDEAQITLRRVKDSPGVAAAIFGPLADANINVDMIIQTVSGDQSTTDMTFTVPSADYDRARTILDAQSGIIEFAQIEGATDVVKVSAIGVGMRSHAGVAAKAFRALAQKGINIRAITTSEIKFSVLIDAAYTELAVRTLHSLYGLDQA; encoded by the coding sequence ATGCCCCGTTTGGTGATGAAGTTCGGCGGCACATCGGTGGCGACCGTGGACCGTATCCGCAACGTGGCGCTCCACGTGGCGCGGGAGATCGAGGCCGGTTACGACGTCGCCGTCGTGGTCTCGGCCATGTCCGGCAAGACCAACGAACTGGTGGCCTGGGTCAAGGACGCCAACCCGCTCTACGACGAGGCCGAGTACGACGCCGTCGTCGCCTCGGGCGAACTCGTCACCGCGGGGCTCCTCGCCACGGCGCTCCGGAAGAACGGGATCAAGGCCCGCTCCTGGCAGGGCTGGCAGATCCCGATCGAGACCTCCGATGCCCATGGCTCGGCACGGATCGAGGCGATCGACCCCAAGAATCTAGATGCCGGCTTCGCCCGCGGTGAAGTCGCCGTGATCGCAGGCTTCCAGGGTATCCATGCGGAGACCGGCCGCGTCACCACGCTCGGCCGGGGCGGCTCGGATACCAGCGCGGTGGCCATCGCCGCCGCCATCGGCGCCGAGCGCTGCGACATCTACACCGACGTCGACGGGGTCTACACCACCGACCCGCGCGTGGTGCAGAAGGCCAAGCGCATGGAGCGCGTGACCTTCGAGGAGATGCTGGAGATGGCCTCCCTCGGGGCCAAGGTGCTCCAGGTCCGCTCCGTCGAACTCGCCATGGTCCATCGCGTACCGACCACGGTGCGCTCCAGCTTCGACCCGCCCGACAACGCCCGCACAGGCACCCTCATCTGCGACGAGGACGACATCGTGGAACAGCAGATCATCACCGGGATCGCCTTCTCGAAGGACGAGGCGCAGATCACCCTCCGGCGCGTCAAGGACAGCCCCGGCGTCGCCGCGGCGATCTTCGGGCCGCTGGCGGACGCCAACATCAACGTCGACATGATCATCCAGACCGTGTCGGGCGACCAGTCGACCACGGACATGACCTTCACGGTCCCGTCCGCCGATTACGACCGCGCCCGTACGATTCTCGACGCTCAGAGCGGCATCATCGAATTCGCCCAGATCGAAGGCGCCACCGATGTCGTGAAGGTTTCGGCAATCGGCGTCGGCATGCGCAGCCATGCGGGCGTCGCCGCCAAGGCTTTCAGGGCGCTCGCGCAGAAGGGAATCAACATCCGCGCGATCACCACGTCGGAAATCAAGTTTTCCGTGTTGATCGACGCGGCTTACACGGAGCTTGCCGTGCGCACGCTCCACTCGCTATACGGCCTCGATCAGGCTTGA
- the ptsI_2 gene encoding Phosphoenolpyruvate-protein phosphotransferase, with protein sequence MPAAPGGPRLLLRRLREAMAEPVSPQARLDRIVTLIAANVIAEVCSVYVLSDDNTLELFATEGLNRSAVHLTRMRADEGLVGLIAKTAEPLSLSDAQSHPSFSYRPETGEEAYHAFLGVPLLRAGNTLGVLVVQNLTYRVYSEEEIEALQTTAMVLSEMIASGELQSLAPGAGSAARRAVSQRGVALADGIGLGHVVLHEPRIIVKQLIAENLEREVERLEEAIGEVRSAIDDLVERGDSIGTGESREVLETVRMFAHDKGWLRRMREAVHSGLTAEAAVERVQSDNRARMMRQSDPYLRDRLHDLDDLANRLLRTLIGTESNGTHRELPENAILVARSMGPAALLDYDRASLRGVVLEEGGPTSHIAIVARALGIPAVGEIANATALCDAGDAIIVDGVTGEIQVRPGPEIEAAYAEQVRLRARRQEQYRALRDLPAVTRDGVAIGLQLNAGLLVDLTHLHETGAEGIGLFRTELQFMVAQRMPSAAEQQSLYEAVFSATGDLPVTIRTLDIGGDKILPYMPALEEENPALGWRAIRIGLDRPALLRVQLRALLRAASGRPLKIMFPMVATVDEFVRAKAIVDREKAHLRRHGHVLPSDCRLGVMVEVPSLLFQIDEIAKVADFLSVGSNDLMQFLFAVDRENRRVADRFDTLSIPALRAFRLIAERATAAGCPVTICGEIGGKPLEAMALIGLGFRNLSMSPASIGPVKAMVLALDAAAVTALIDAEIERAGDSASLRPLLTAFAKAQGVPI encoded by the coding sequence ATGCCTGCTGCGCCCGGAGGCCCGCGCCTGCTGCTGCGCCGCCTCCGCGAAGCGATGGCGGAGCCGGTCAGTCCACAGGCACGTCTCGACCGTATCGTCACCCTCATCGCGGCGAACGTCATCGCCGAGGTCTGCTCCGTCTATGTGCTGAGCGATGACAACACGCTCGAGTTGTTTGCCACCGAGGGCCTGAACCGTTCGGCCGTCCACCTGACCCGGATGCGGGCCGATGAAGGCCTCGTCGGCCTCATCGCCAAGACCGCCGAGCCGCTCTCGCTCTCGGACGCCCAGTCGCATCCCTCCTTCTCCTACCGGCCCGAGACCGGGGAAGAGGCCTATCACGCCTTCCTCGGCGTGCCGCTCCTGCGCGCGGGGAACACCCTCGGCGTCCTCGTGGTGCAGAACCTCACTTACCGGGTCTATTCGGAGGAAGAGATCGAGGCGCTCCAGACGACGGCGATGGTGCTGTCCGAGATGATCGCTTCGGGTGAACTGCAATCCCTGGCACCGGGCGCGGGCTCGGCCGCGCGCCGCGCCGTGAGCCAGCGCGGCGTCGCGCTCGCCGACGGCATCGGCCTCGGGCACGTGGTGCTGCACGAGCCGCGCATCATCGTGAAGCAGCTCATCGCCGAGAACCTGGAGCGCGAAGTCGAGCGCCTGGAGGAGGCCATCGGCGAGGTCCGCTCGGCCATCGACGATCTCGTGGAGCGCGGCGACAGCATCGGCACCGGCGAGTCGCGCGAGGTGCTGGAAACGGTGCGCATGTTCGCCCACGACAAGGGCTGGCTGCGCCGGATGCGCGAGGCGGTCCATTCCGGCCTCACGGCGGAGGCCGCCGTGGAGCGTGTCCAATCGGACAACCGCGCCCGCATGATGCGGCAGAGCGATCCGTACCTGCGCGACCGGCTGCACGACCTCGACGACCTCGCCAACCGGCTCCTGCGCACCCTGATCGGCACGGAGAGCAACGGCACGCACCGGGAGCTCCCCGAGAACGCGATCCTCGTCGCCCGCTCCATGGGGCCGGCGGCCCTCCTCGACTACGACCGCGCCTCCCTGCGTGGCGTGGTGCTGGAGGAGGGCGGCCCGACGAGCCACATCGCCATCGTCGCCCGCGCCCTCGGGATCCCGGCGGTGGGCGAGATCGCCAACGCCACGGCGCTCTGCGACGCGGGCGATGCGATCATCGTCGACGGGGTCACCGGCGAAATCCAGGTCCGGCCAGGCCCTGAGATCGAGGCGGCCTATGCCGAGCAGGTCCGCCTGCGCGCGCGGCGCCAGGAACAGTACCGGGCTTTGCGCGACCTGCCGGCCGTCACCAGGGACGGGGTCGCCATCGGCCTGCAGCTCAATGCCGGGCTGCTGGTGGACCTGACCCATCTCCATGAGACCGGGGCGGAGGGCATCGGCCTGTTCCGCACCGAGCTGCAGTTCATGGTGGCGCAGCGGATGCCCTCTGCCGCCGAGCAGCAATCGCTCTACGAGGCGGTGTTCTCGGCCACCGGCGACCTGCCGGTGACGATCCGCACCCTCGATATCGGCGGCGACAAGATCCTGCCCTACATGCCGGCCCTCGAGGAGGAGAACCCGGCGCTGGGCTGGCGCGCCATCCGTATCGGCCTCGACCGCCCCGCCCTGCTGCGGGTGCAGCTGCGCGCGCTTCTCAGGGCCGCGTCGGGCCGGCCCCTCAAGATCATGTTCCCGATGGTGGCAACCGTGGACGAGTTCGTCCGCGCCAAGGCCATCGTCGACCGCGAGAAGGCGCATCTGCGCCGCCACGGCCATGTCCTGCCGAGCGATTGCCGCCTCGGCGTGATGGTAGAGGTGCCCTCGCTCCTGTTCCAGATCGACGAGATCGCCAAGGTCGCCGACTTCCTGTCGGTGGGCTCCAACGACCTGATGCAGTTCCTCTTCGCGGTCGACCGCGAGAACCGCCGCGTCGCCGACCGGTTCGACACGCTGAGCATCCCGGCCCTGCGCGCCTTCCGCCTCATCGCGGAGCGGGCGACCGCCGCCGGCTGCCCCGTCACCATCTGCGGCGAGATCGGCGGCAAGCCCCTGGAGGCGATGGCCCTGATCGGCCTCGGCTTCCGCAACCTGTCGATGTCGCCCGCCTCCATCGGCCCGGTCAAGGCGATGGTGCTCGCCCTCGATGCGGCCGCCGTCACCGCTCTCATCGATGCGGAGATCGAACGGGCGGGCGACAGCGCCTCCCTGAGGCCGCTTCTCACGGCCTTCGCCAAGGCGCAGGGCGTGCCTATCTAG